In Tubulanus polymorphus chromosome 2, tnTubPoly1.2, whole genome shotgun sequence, a single window of DNA contains:
- the LOC141900395 gene encoding large ribosomal subunit protein uL24-like yields the protein MKFNKMVSSSRRKNRKRHFNAPSHVRRKIMSSPLSKELRQKYNVRSIPIRKDDEVQVVRGHFKGQQVGKVVQVYRKKFVIYIERIHRDKANGATVNVGIHPSKVVVVKLKMDKDRKKILERKARSRQDADKGKHTEESIMETA from the exons ATGAAGTTCAACAAGATGGTTTCTTCTTCACGaaggaaaaatagaaaacgtCACTTCAATGCTCCATCGCATGTACGACGAAAGATCATGAGTTCTCCTTTGTCGAAGGAACTGAGACAAAAATACAATGTCAGGAGCATCCCGATCAGGAAGGATGATGAAGTGCAG gtTGTCCGTGGGCATTTCAAGGGTCAACAAGTTGGTAAAGTTGTTCAGGTTTATCGTAAAAAGTTtgtcatttacattgaaagaATTCATCGTGACAAAGCCAATGGCGCCACTGTTAATGTAGGCATCCATCCTTCAAAG GTTGTTGTTGTAAAATTAAAGATGGATAAGGACAGAAAAAAGATTCTGGAACGTAAAGCAAGAAGCAGACAGGATGCTGATAAGGGAAAGCATACCGAAGAATCTATCATGGAAACTGCTTGA